The following DNA comes from Bacteroidota bacterium.
TGCGTTTGAGCGTGAGGTCTTCGGCCTTGTAGACCACGCCCATACCTCCCTCGCCAAGTTTCTCGAGAATTCTATAATGTGATATCGTTTGGCCGATCATTGGTTTCCTGGCTGCACAAAAATATTGACACCAAACTAACCAAAATAGGGATGACTATCAACCTCCCGGAGAGCGCGAAGACGGGATCCGATGATTGAAATCTTCTGTTTTCGTAAGGAGAATTCTTACATTGGATCACCTGAGAGAAGGAGATATATGGAACAGCGTGAACTGGGAACAAGCGGCCTGCTGGTTTCCGCAATGGGGCTCGGCTGCATGGGAATGAGCCACGGCTACGGCCCGCCCCGAGACAGGCAGGAAATGATCTCGCTCATCCGGTCGGCCGTGGAGCGAGGCATAACATTCTTCGATACCGCTGAGGCGTACGGCCCCTTCGCGAACGAAGAACTTGTGGGTGAAGCGCTACTCCCCTTCCGCGGACGCGTCGTGGTCGCGACCAAATTCGGTTTCAAGTTTGATTCCGGGGGAGGGCAGTCGGGATTGGACAGCCGGCCCGGGCATATCAGGCAGGCCGTGGAGCTCTCGCTCAAACGGCTCAAGGTTGATGCCATCGATCTGCTCTATCAGCACCGGGTCGACCCGAACGTGCCGATCGAAGAAGTCGCAGGAGCGGTGAAGCAACTGATCCAGGAAGGAAAGGTGAAACACTTCGGACTTTCTGAAGCGGGTGTTCAAACGGTCCGGAGGGCGCACGCGGTCCAGCCGGTCACCGCGCTCCAGAGCGAGTACTCGTTATGGTGGAGAAAGCCCGAACCGGAGATGATCCCCGCACTGGAAAAACTGGGAATCGGCTTCGTCCCGTTCAGCCCTCTGGGCAGAGGTTTTCTCACGGGGAAGATCACCGAAAACACTTCGTTCGACAGCTCTGATTTTCGCAACAAGATTCCCCGTTTTGCGCCTGAAAACCGGAAGGCGAATCAGGTTCTGGTCGATCTTCTCAGCGATATTGCACGCCGGAAGAATTCGACTCCCGGACAAATTGCGTTGGCCTGGCTCCTCGCTCAAAAGCCGTGGATTGTCCCGATCCCGGGAACGACGAAGCTGAGCCGTTTGGAGGAGAACATCGGAGGCGCCGCCGTCAACCTGACCCCGGGTGATCTCGAGGAGATCGAAAGTGCCGCGTCAACGATCGAGGTGCAAGGGGCCCGCTATCCGGAGGAACTGGAACGGAAAACGGGTCTCTGACCGGCAATCATGTAACCAATGCGAAGGAGACCGGCATGCGAATAGGAATTCTGGGTTCGGGGTTGATGGGCGGCAAGCTCGGGACGATCTTTGCGCGCGCCGGGCACGAAGTGGTTTTCAGCTACGCTCACACAGACCAAAAACTAAAAAAGCTCGCGCGGAATGCCGGCAACAACGCGCGTGCGGGCACACCGGGCGATGCCTCGAAGGACTCGGACGCCCTGCTTTTGGCGGTGCACTGGTCCCGAACCGGCGATGTCCTCAAGCAGACGGGCGATTTGGCAGGCAAGGTCGTCGTGACCTGCTCGCTACCGATGGATATTCGTAATACGAAGCTCATCCTTGCCGGTTCCACCTCGGGAGCCGAAGAACTCTCAAAGAAAATCCCGAAGGCGCGGGTCGTGTCGGCCTTTAACACCATCCCAAGCGAGGTTCTCTTCGGAGTATTCGAATCCAGACGCCGGAACGATCGCCCGAGCCTGGTGTACTGCGGAGACGATAAGCGCGCCAAGGCTGTAGCGGCCCGGCTGATCCAGGACGTCGGATTTGACCCCGTTGATGCCGGATCATTACGGATCGCGCGCTACACCGAGCCATTTGCGCTCCTTGTCGCACAGCTC
Coding sequences within:
- a CDS encoding NADPH-dependent F420 reductase, with translation MRIGILGSGLMGGKLGTIFARAGHEVVFSYAHTDQKLKKLARNAGNNARAGTPGDASKDSDALLLAVHWSRTGDVLKQTGDLAGKVVVTCSLPMDIRNTKLILAGSTSGAEELSKKIPKARVVSAFNTIPSEVLFGVFESRRRNDRPSLVYCGDDKRAKAVAARLIQDVGFDPVDAGSLRIARYTEPFALLVAQLAYEGKGGPELAYRFERFTSGKSGR
- a CDS encoding aldo/keto reductase — encoded protein: MEQRELGTSGLLVSAMGLGCMGMSHGYGPPRDRQEMISLIRSAVERGITFFDTAEAYGPFANEELVGEALLPFRGRVVVATKFGFKFDSGGGQSGLDSRPGHIRQAVELSLKRLKVDAIDLLYQHRVDPNVPIEEVAGAVKQLIQEGKVKHFGLSEAGVQTVRRAHAVQPVTALQSEYSLWWRKPEPEMIPALEKLGIGFVPFSPLGRGFLTGKITENTSFDSSDFRNKIPRFAPENRKANQVLVDLLSDIARRKNSTPGQIALAWLLAQKPWIVPIPGTTKLSRLEENIGGAAVNLTPGDLEEIESAASTIEVQGARYPEELERKTGL